A DNA window from bacterium contains the following coding sequences:
- the waaF gene encoding lipopolysaccharide heptosyltransferase II, with protein sequence MKLPKVAERILVVDLAMIGDLLCATPSLSAIRAAYPDSKISVLASQTSAPALAGNPNVNEVIGIDKKSAFRLPFRIFQTAAALRKRKFEIAFLLHNSIGSAIVAWMAGIKHRVGYATEGRGNLLTIRVALPKERQHLIEQRLSLLRKSGLDAPLQMPAYFVDSSRVSESLSRLLPSLDPGRPMVVLAVGSTWPTKIWPRKNVQAFLNKLPVGSVCIILVGAPGEESLAEGLNSISVPVYNLVGKTTIEELGHVISRADAVIAPDSGPMHIAEGLGKPTIGLFGPTDPKICGMVHSAGVHIQPHMSCLCCWEKKCKNRTFCMAEISPDSVIDALFRAIGNTAPAEKEVC encoded by the coding sequence TTGAAACTGCCAAAGGTCGCCGAGCGAATCCTGGTCGTGGACTTGGCGATGATAGGCGACCTCCTCTGTGCTACACCGTCCTTGTCGGCAATCCGCGCGGCTTATCCCGATTCAAAGATATCCGTACTCGCCTCACAAACTTCCGCGCCGGCGCTTGCGGGCAACCCAAACGTGAACGAAGTGATTGGAATTGACAAGAAGTCGGCATTTCGGTTGCCGTTCAGGATATTTCAAACTGCGGCCGCGCTCAGAAAGCGGAAATTTGAAATTGCTTTCCTGCTTCACAATTCAATTGGAAGCGCAATTGTTGCATGGATGGCGGGCATTAAGCACCGCGTTGGATACGCGACGGAGGGCCGCGGAAACTTGCTTACGATCCGCGTCGCTCTTCCCAAAGAAAGGCAGCACCTTATCGAACAGCGTTTATCCCTGCTTCGTAAATCCGGACTAGACGCACCTTTGCAAATGCCCGCCTATTTCGTGGATTCGAGCCGAGTAAGCGAATCATTGTCGCGTCTCCTGCCTTCCCTTGATCCGGGAAGGCCCATGGTCGTCCTGGCAGTCGGAAGCACTTGGCCGACAAAAATCTGGCCTCGAAAAAATGTTCAGGCGTTTTTAAATAAACTTCCCGTCGGCAGCGTGTGCATTATTCTTGTCGGAGCGCCGGGAGAAGAGAGCTTGGCTGAAGGACTAAATTCGATTTCGGTTCCCGTTTACAATCTAGTGGGCAAAACCACGATAGAGGAGTTGGGACACGTAATTTCCCGCGCCGACGCCGTCATCGCTCCTGACAGCGGCCCAATGCACATTGCCGAAGGACTGGGTAAGCCGACAATCGGTCTTTTCGGCCCGACAGATCCGAAGATATGCGGAATGGTTCATTCCGCGGGCGTACATATTCAGCCGCACATGTCTTGTCTTTGCTGCTGGGAAAAGAAGTGCAAAAATAGAACGTTTTGCATGGCCGAAATTTCGCCCGACTCGGTAATTGACGCCTTGTTCCGCGCCATCGGGAATACCGCACCCGCTGAAAAGGAAGTGTGCTGA
- a CDS encoding HAD family hydrolase: MRPAVFLDRDGTLIYDTDYVRDPEKVVLIPGVPETLFKLRDMGYLLVVVSNQSGIARGYFREESVRAVNNRINELIINNGGAAPAAYYFCPHFPEGTIPEYAVECRCRKPKPGMVNQAVRELDIDLANSAIVGDTVAADIELGRALGITTVYFNIHGVSGYPEDIAGATSDFTEIPEIILKAKTAPARPKDLM, encoded by the coding sequence ATGCGCCCAGCAGTATTCCTTGACCGCGATGGCACGCTGATTTATGACACGGATTACGTTCGAGATCCTGAAAAGGTTGTACTGATTCCGGGCGTACCTGAAACACTTTTTAAATTGCGGGACATGGGGTATCTGCTTGTCGTCGTCTCCAATCAAAGTGGAATCGCAAGGGGGTATTTCCGTGAGGAGAGCGTACGCGCAGTCAACAATAGGATTAACGAACTAATAATTAACAACGGTGGCGCCGCGCCGGCCGCGTATTACTTTTGCCCGCATTTTCCAGAAGGGACTATACCGGAATACGCTGTTGAATGCCGGTGCCGTAAGCCAAAACCCGGAATGGTGAATCAAGCGGTTCGCGAGCTTGATATTGACCTTGCAAACTCCGCGATTGTAGGCGACACCGTTGCGGCTGACATCGAACTCGGGCGCGCGCTTGGAATAACTACCGTTTACTTCAATATCCACGGTGTCTCGGGATATCCGGAGGACATTGCCGGGGCCACATCTGATTTCACCGAAATTCCGGAAATCATATTGAAGGCCAAGACGGCGCCCGCTAGGCCGAAAGATTTAATGTAA